The following is a genomic window from Persephonella sp..
ATCACCACACAGACCAGTAATTTACGATAAAACAGGATTTACAATTGAAGGGAATACAATAAGATTAAGCCTTTCAAAAGAGCTAAAAAATCACTTGAAAGAAAAACACGGAATAGATATAGATTACTTGAGAATAGAAACAGGATTAGACTTAAGCCAGTTAAACATACTAAATATACAAATAGCACCATACAAAGCATACGGAAATATAACATACAGGCTAAACATCGTATATGAGAAAGAGATAGGGAAAACAAAGCCACAAACAGATAGAGCCTTAGCAATAGACTACGGAGTATCAAACTTTGCAACCGTTGTAATAGAAAATCAGCCGACAAGCTATATAGTAGATGGAAAAGGAATACAGTCAATACTTAGAAAATACCTAAAGAAATTAGCAAAATGGCAAAAGAAAAGAGATAACCTGCTGAATAAAGGACTTTTAACAAGCAGAGTAGATAAGATACTCCACAGGATACAAAAGAGAATAAATAACCTAATAAGAGACTTTAGCCATAAAGTTTCAAATCTAATAGTAGAGCTTGCGAAAAGATATAATGTTTCAACTATAGTAATAGGAAAACTCCAAGAGAGCAAAAACAAAGAAAGCAAGCTATCAAGCATAATAGACCAGATGTTAAGCTTACTACCACACGGTAGAGTATCAAAACAGATAGAATATAAAGCAAAAGAATACGGAATAAAGACAATACTTGTAGATGAAAGCTATACTTCAGGTGTGGACAGTCTAATAAATCAGACTGTTTCAAAAGAAAACTACACACCTGAAGCAAGGAAACACAGAGGACTATTTAAAAGCGTATTAGGGTTTGTAAATGCAGATGTAAACGGAGCAAGAAACATACTAAAGAAGTTTAAAAAGAGTTTTCACGATTGCATTACAGGATTAAAACGAACAATCAGAATAAGGGTATTCGGTAAATTAAAAAGTAGCCCCAAGACTGTCCGAGTATATGGGCAGATAGGGGTAGCAAGGTGCGGTGACCACCTATCAGGGATAAGGCTATCTCACGATAGCAATCTCCCTGAGAAGCCACCGACAAATCTACGATTTGAGCATGCCGTAAGGCATAGCAATTTAGTCGGTGCGTAGTTCACTGGAAACCTCATTTTTCCCCTCCATCTAAACTCTTTTAAACCAAAATATCTTGGTCAAATCTTTTGTAGAATACAATATGTTTTTTATTTTTATTGCTATTATTTTGTCTTTTTTAACCCTTCTATATTTTTTGGAGAATATTTTAAAACTCTATCTTCTTAATTTTATAATTTTGAGATCTTAGTGAGACAGGCAAAGGGGACTTAAAAATGTCCACCAGAAGAAAAGAGATATTTCCACAGAACAAGATTTTATGGGATTTTAATGAAGTAATCTTGTCCCCCGTATGTCCACTGAATTGTGAGTTTTTTGATGAAAACTTGCAAATAGAGAAAAATGAGAAATTTTGTAAAACCTTTAATTCAGTGGTGCGAGAGGGGGGAATCGAACCCCCACGGCCTTGCGGCCAAGGGATTTTAAGTCCCTCGCGTCTGCCAATTCCGCCACTCTCGCTTATTAGGAATATATATTATATGCAAATTTGCACATTAAAACAATTT
Proteins encoded in this region:
- a CDS encoding transposase, with the protein product MSRKVKRSLRIELNNTDPTTNIVLGYLTYHAGKLWNEANYLVKNKLVKPNKYDLYNKLKDTSIHKKALQSRTAQIVLDELSRGWQNFFKYLQKPEKYPSPVKPPKYNKKKSPHRPVIYDKTGFTIEGNTIRLSLSKELKNHLKEKHGIDIDYLRIETGLDLSQLNILNIQIAPYKAYGNITYRLNIVYEKEIGKTKPQTDRALAIDYGVSNFATVVIENQPTSYIVDGKGIQSILRKYLKKLAKWQKKRDNLLNKGLLTSRVDKILHRIQKRINNLIRDFSHKVSNLIVELAKRYNVSTIVIGKLQESKNKESKLSSIIDQMLSLLPHGRVSKQIEYKAKEYGIKTILVDESYTSGVDSLINQTVSKENYTPEARKHRGLFKSVLGFVNADVNGARNILKKFKKSFHDCITGLKRTIRIRVFGKLKSSPKTVRVYGQIGVARCGDHLSGIRLSHDSNLPEKPPTNLRFEHAVRHSNLVGA